A stretch of Leisingera sp. S132 DNA encodes these proteins:
- a CDS encoding NAD(P)-binding domain-containing protein → MRLGFLGCGTIASAVVRGLAGKGRQITVSERSAIHSSSLAEMFDDVTAASNQSVIDASDVVFLGLMAETAEGILSSLAFREDQQVVSFMAGADLDQVASWAAPARAAAVMMPFPGIARGGSPIMALGDVKLLGRIFEPENRVFALQDGAELKAYLSAQAVLSPAARLVGDAADWLGQRVSDPAQGEAFLRMLVSTSLQASGCSELIGALNTPGGFNQRLRLHMEEAGMREDLASGLSELEG, encoded by the coding sequence ATGCGCTTGGGGTTTCTGGGGTGCGGAACCATCGCCTCCGCTGTTGTGCGGGGACTGGCGGGAAAGGGCCGCCAGATCACCGTATCGGAACGCAGCGCCATCCATTCCTCGTCGCTTGCAGAGATGTTCGATGACGTCACGGCGGCAAGCAACCAGTCAGTGATCGACGCCAGCGATGTGGTGTTCCTCGGATTGATGGCGGAAACCGCTGAGGGGATTTTGAGCAGCCTGGCTTTCCGTGAAGATCAGCAAGTGGTCTCCTTCATGGCGGGCGCGGATCTGGATCAGGTTGCCAGCTGGGCCGCACCAGCGAGAGCGGCCGCGGTCATGATGCCATTCCCTGGTATTGCGCGGGGCGGGTCTCCTATCATGGCTCTTGGGGACGTAAAATTGCTTGGCCGGATCTTCGAGCCGGAAAACCGGGTCTTCGCGCTTCAAGACGGGGCGGAGCTGAAGGCCTATCTGTCGGCGCAGGCCGTGTTATCGCCGGCGGCGCGGCTGGTTGGGGACGCGGCTGATTGGCTTGGGCAGCGGGTTTCCGATCCCGCGCAGGGAGAAGCTTTCCTGCGGATGCTTGTGTCCACCAGCTTGCAGGCATCAGGCTGTTCGGAGCTGATAGGGGCGCTGAACACGCCTGGCGGGTTTAACCAGCGGTTGCGGCTGCACATGGAAGAGGCCGGGATGCGCGAAGACCTGGCGTCGGGATTGAGTGAACTCGAAGGCTGA